One genomic window of Leptospira paudalimensis includes the following:
- a CDS encoding CopG family ribbon-helix-helix protein, which translates to MNQTVNISFEKALLKEIDKIAKREHRSRSELIREAARAYIEKKSKWQAIFDFGTKSVEKSNLTETDIFGEIKAVRRNRKAS; encoded by the coding sequence ATGAATCAGACTGTTAATATCTCTTTCGAAAAGGCCCTTTTAAAGGAAATCGATAAAATTGCAAAAAGAGAACATAGATCCAGATCTGAACTGATTCGTGAAGCCGCAAGGGCTTACATTGAGAAAAAATCTAAGTGGCAAGCCATCTTCGATTTCGGCACTAAATCCGTTGAAAAATCAAATCTTACAGAGACTGACATTTTCGGGGAAATTAAAGCTGTTAGAAGAAATAGAAAAGCTTCTTAA
- a CDS encoding tetratricopeptide repeat protein, giving the protein MKKYFLLLILVTVHIYADSMKSREIYNSECLKRNMISCYNLGHMYLYGIDGEKDLINAQKYFTLACNSNIEDACFGLSQMAKDGLGPETDLYKYTDYLAKICNKGDSNNCGKLGNIFYYGTMIPKDLNKAQEYYKKSCTGGNDLGCAKAKAIQIEINKQE; this is encoded by the coding sequence ATGAAAAAATATTTTCTATTACTAATATTAGTCACAGTTCACATTTATGCTGACTCTATGAAGTCTAGGGAAATTTACAATAGTGAGTGTTTAAAGCGAAATATGATTAGCTGTTATAATCTTGGACATATGTACCTATATGGAATTGATGGAGAAAAAGATCTAATAAATGCACAAAAATATTTCACATTAGCTTGTAATTCAAATATTGAAGATGCATGTTTTGGACTTTCTCAAATGGCAAAGGATGGCTTAGGACCGGAAACTGATCTATATAAGTATACCGATTATTTAGCTAAAATTTGTAATAAAGGTGATTCTAACAATTGCGGAAAATTAGGTAACATTTTCTACTATGGCACAATGATTCCTAAAGATTTAAACAAGGCACAAGAATATTATAAAAAATCCTGCACCGGTGGAAATGATCTTGGATGTGCTAAAGCTAAAGCAATTCAAATAGAAATAAACAAGCAAGAATAG
- a CDS encoding RipA family octameric membrane protein, translating into MKNKHEVLIEEYKIISNQIIHWDKQYWIKNNFFLAIESLFLTGFSVILLKGKINIDLSLFSLLIFQIIFNILICLIWRSSCLRTKDFIKIRFERAKKIEKKLGKIRLYRNHDDEIYLPKYNASGQKESLLPLLFISLWVIFSVISLFTYLFPNFCEYCMRTNLP; encoded by the coding sequence ATGAAAAACAAACACGAAGTTCTAATAGAAGAATATAAAATTATCTCAAACCAGATAATACATTGGGATAAACAATATTGGATTAAAAATAATTTCTTCTTAGCGATTGAATCTTTATTCCTTACTGGGTTTTCAGTAATTCTCTTAAAAGGGAAAATCAATATCGATCTTTCTCTATTCTCATTACTAATATTTCAGATCATATTTAACATTCTAATTTGTTTGATCTGGAGATCAAGTTGCTTAAGAACAAAGGATTTTATTAAAATTCGATTTGAAAGAGCAAAAAAAATCGAAAAGAAATTGGGTAAAATCCGTTTATATAGAAATCATGATGATGAAATATATTTACCTAAATATAATGCTAGCGGACAGAAAGAATCATTGCTTCCTCTTCTATTCATTTCACTTTGGGTCATTTTTTCAGTTATTTCATTGTTCACATACCTCTTTCCAAATTTTTGCGAATATTGTATGAGGACCAACCTACCTTAA
- a CDS encoding YdcF family protein: MLLENHKKITEEELKLANSIWHFLSIRETIQKSDLIFVLCSHDLRVAKYAVDLYKKGFANHILFSGGLNFFTKHIFPKSEAESFAELAFNENIPNDTIIIENKSTNTGENIQFSKEILKSLNHKFSNIIAIQKPSMTLRIKLALDKQWNDGNFFISSPNYSIFDAPHSHINHFMIINEIVGDLQRIIEYPKFGFQSETDISDHIFLAYNSLINQGYNLHLIK; this comes from the coding sequence ATGCTTCTTGAAAATCATAAAAAAATAACAGAGGAAGAGTTAAAATTAGCAAATTCAATATGGCATTTTCTTTCAATTCGAGAAACTATACAGAAATCTGATTTAATTTTTGTTTTATGTAGCCATGATTTGAGAGTTGCAAAATATGCTGTTGATCTCTACAAAAAAGGTTTTGCTAATCATATTCTTTTTTCAGGAGGATTAAATTTCTTCACCAAACATATTTTTCCTAAATCAGAAGCTGAATCCTTTGCAGAACTTGCATTCAATGAAAATATTCCAAACGATACTATAATTATTGAAAATAAATCTACCAACACTGGTGAAAACATTCAATTCTCCAAAGAAATTCTCAAATCTTTGAATCATAAATTTAGTAATATCATAGCTATTCAAAAACCTTCCATGACTTTAAGAATAAAATTAGCATTAGATAAACAATGGAATGATGGAAACTTTTTCATTTCTTCACCAAATTATAGTATTTTTGATGCTCCGCATTCTCATATTAATCATTTTATGATTATAAATGAAATTGTCGGCGACCTACAAAGAATTATTGAATATCCAAAATTTGGTTTCCAATCAGAAACAGACATTTCAGATCATATATTCTTAGCTTATAATTCATTAATCAATCAGGGATACAATTTACATTTAATCAAATGA
- a CDS encoding putative toxin-antitoxin system toxin component, PIN family translates to MFKILLDTNIYISAILFNGKPKLVLQDLIDEAFIGYISNEILDEIEETLAKPKFKLPNDFIQFTIEEIRRVTTIIKNKPLKDYLNLRDRDDFHILESAFTANVDFIITGDKDLLTLEKIKGLKIITPDEYLRIKEELS, encoded by the coding sequence ATGTTCAAAATTCTCTTAGATACAAACATTTACATTTCTGCGATTCTATTTAATGGTAAACCTAAGCTAGTTTTACAAGATTTAATTGACGAAGCTTTTATTGGTTATATTTCAAATGAAATTTTAGACGAAATTGAAGAGACTTTAGCGAAACCTAAGTTCAAACTTCCCAATGATTTTATTCAGTTTACTATTGAAGAAATCAGAAGAGTTACAACTATTATTAAAAATAAACCACTAAAAGATTATTTAAATTTAAGAGATAGAGATGATTTCCACATTCTTGAATCTGCTTTTACTGCAAATGTGGATTTCATAATTACTGGTGATAAAGACCTACTTACTCTTGAAAAAATCAAAGGTTTAAAAATAATTACGCCTGATGAATATTTAAGAATTAAAGAGGAACTTAGCTAA
- a CDS encoding DUF2971 domain-containing protein, translating to MNHYIFFDKLLDLISKTFSKYLYDIEKEIVHYTNLSGLYGIIGTKKIWATNAYFLNDTSEYIYSINKFKETLQKQNLKIKHKRFKYFSESILTYLEINNHFPPIYTISFSENPDSLGQWRGYGELNRAFNLKFSSSKLWALSGGDVYMLKVVYDELVQNQLIIEIIKNSFNYYTAIKSSDSKKIGLFMNHLSFILNLFLPIIKNPHFKEEAEVRLIINLGYQGENPRFNVQHRIGKHSLIPYVEYSLMPNPSFNISYTDIPALTGITIGPNAYPELAIGSIVSYLQNHKEYNLNAIKITQSKIPFRL from the coding sequence ATGAATCATTATATATTTTTTGACAAACTTTTAGATTTAATTTCGAAAACATTCAGTAAATATTTATACGATATTGAAAAGGAAATTGTTCATTATACAAACTTATCAGGTTTATACGGTATTATTGGAACTAAAAAAATATGGGCTACTAATGCATACTTTCTGAATGATACTAGTGAATATATATATTCTATAAACAAGTTCAAAGAAACCTTACAAAAACAAAACTTAAAAATAAAGCATAAACGATTCAAGTATTTTAGCGAATCAATTCTGACATATCTTGAAATTAATAATCACTTTCCACCTATATACACAATAAGTTTTTCTGAAAACCCTGACTCTCTCGGACAATGGAGAGGATATGGGGAATTAAATAGGGCTTTTAATCTAAAATTTTCATCGAGCAAACTATGGGCTCTTTCAGGAGGAGATGTATATATGTTAAAAGTAGTCTATGATGAATTAGTTCAAAATCAATTAATAATTGAAATAATCAAAAATTCCTTCAATTATTATACAGCAATAAAATCATCCGATTCAAAAAAAATAGGTCTATTTATGAATCACTTATCATTTATCTTAAATCTCTTTCTTCCAATAATAAAGAATCCGCATTTTAAAGAAGAAGCAGAAGTAAGACTGATAATAAATTTAGGTTATCAGGGAGAAAACCCAAGATTCAATGTCCAGCATAGAATAGGGAAACATTCTCTAATTCCATATGTCGAATATTCATTGATGCCTAATCCATCATTTAATATTAGCTATACAGATATTCCTGCCTTAACAGGTATAACAATTGGACCGAATGCTTATCCAGAATTAGCAATTGGATCAATTGTTAGTTACTTACAAAATCATAAAGAATATAATCTAAATGCAATTAAAATCACACAGTCAAAAATTCCATTTAGACTATAA